Sequence from the Spirochaetota bacterium genome:
AAAACCGGGGTTCTCAAGGATGTTGCGTCGTGAGGGTGCTGCGAACGATCCTTTTGCCGCAGGCGTCATCGATACATTGTCGATGAACACCGATCCGTAGGCGATACTGAAGCGTATCGACAGCTTTCTGTTGTCCCATTCCTCCGCGCCGGGTATCGATTCTTCGATAGTGTACTTCTTCCATTCCTTCGTAAGCGTTATCTCTTTCTGCCGATACCAATGCGCGCCGACCGCACGCCATGCGTCGTGGAAGACCCGGAGTATCTGTCCGTCCTTTTCGGCGCGTGCGTAGAAGACGAGCGTGTATGATGTCACGGGCTCAACGGATACCGGCTGCGCGATGCCTGCGCCGGCGCGTACTGATGGGTCGGCGGAAGCGCTCTTCACGTATGCCGAATACGTTCCGCTGATGAAGCCGCCGTTCGCCGATGCTTCGATGACACCGTCCTTCCCTTCGCTCTTCCATTCATTGATGGAAGTCCCGCTTATGCTTTCGAAATCGCCATTCTTGATGAGCTCCGCGAACGCCGGAACGGCGAGCAGTGCAATGATGATACAGGATCGTACCGAATGTACTTTCATCATATCATTTCCTCCGTGCAGAGTGCATCTTTTTGTTTCGCGGGCCTATCTGCGCTACCGATTCGCGTTCATGCAGGACGAACGGCATCTCGATACGTTTCGGTGCGGCATTCGGCGCTGTAAGCAGACAGTCGATAGCGGCATGCGCCATGTCGGCAAGCGGCTGCGCGATGGCCGTCTGCGGCGGCGCATAATACTTATAGAACGGCACATCCTCGACCGATATCACCGAGATGTCAGTGCCGATGCGCTTGTCGAGCACATTGGAAAGCACATGCAGCACATCGAACGCCATCGCTTCATTGAAATTGAGTATCGCGGTGACGCCGCTCCTCATCCAGCGTGATACCGTATCAGCGGTCGCTATCGACTCTCCGATGCTGATGAGGCTCTCATCGACGATGTGTCCCGCCTTCTCTGCGGCATATCGCCATCCGGCAAGTCGTTCGCGCGCACCCCATTCGGTATCCGTTGCAAGGAGTATCGCAATGCGCTCATGCCCGCGTTCGATGCAGTGTTCAGCCGCACGCCGCCCCTGCGCACGGTGGTCGGTATATACATGATGGAAGCTCTTTCCCGAAAGCGGATCGTTTATGCTCACCACCGGCGGTCCGCCGCCTTCCGCGATGCGCGTCCAGCCGCCGAGGGATATGATGCCGCGTATGTGCGGGGCGCGCGCCGTCTCCGGGCGTTTCGGGCTTATGAGCTCTATCCCCACGCCGCGTTCGGCGGCAGCCTGCCAGAGATGGGTGAGCATGACCTGATAATAGCCGAAGGAATCGTCCCTGCGTGCTCCGAGGATGACCGCGAATACCGGGCGTGAG
This genomic interval carries:
- a CDS encoding LacI family DNA-binding transcriptional regulator, which encodes MKKGQPSVVDVAREAEVSLGTASRVFNAHPAVTRELREKVYAAARKLNFTPKLSRPVFAVILGARRDDSFGYYQVMLTHLWQAAAERGVGIELISPKRPETARAPHIRGIISLGGWTRIAEGGGPPVVSINDPLSGKSFHHVYTDHRAQGRRAAEHCIERGHERIAILLATDTEWGARERLAGWRYAAEKAGHIVDESLISIGESIATADTVSRWMRSGVTAILNFNEAMAFDVLHVLSNVLDKRIGTDISVISVEDVPFYKYYAPPQTAIAQPLADMAHAAIDCLLTAPNAAPKRIEMPFVLHERESVAQIGPRNKKMHSARRK